The Oncorhynchus gorbuscha isolate QuinsamMale2020 ecotype Even-year linkage group LG08, OgorEven_v1.0, whole genome shotgun sequence DNA window TTCTCCTTCTTGTACTTCAAAGTCCACAGCATTTAAGGGCCACGGGAAAATTGTATTTGTAAGACACTTTCTTGCTTAGTTATGTTTCCACTTTGTAAGTCTCCAAAAAATAAATGTCATAAATTGATTTATGTTAAATAAACGTAATTTAATTGATTTATGTTGTAATTTGTCAGTAATAGATTTAATGAAGGTTTGTGCACACCGAGTAATAAGTAAGGTATTCACAAATTACATTCAGTATGGTTTGAAAATAAAACGAGCAGGCGGCCAGTACGTTGCAATTAACTTTAGTGAACGATTAACAGAAAATACTTATACAGGTTTTTTCTCGTTGAGATATTATCTCTTTTCCAaaagagacctggtccaatagcagtaGGATAGCAGTTTATGACTATAGCAGTTTTGCTTCTGCAAGAACATTAATTATATGGTAAGGCTTCAATAGGCTGCAAGAAGTTGGGTTTCGTGTGAATAGGCCTTTAGGCCAATGTTGACATGCAGTGACACTTGAGTAGCCTACAAAGTAAAATAATTCACGTCATATTCTGGCTATAATTCTCATATGGTTAAAATATCAATTACATATTTTACACTCTGGTTCATTTTTTTTACAAGATATAACTTCAAATATATATCCATAGTTTTCTGAAAGGCCGGTCATTTTAACAAAATTCTTTGAAGgcctaaaataaatatatttacttTTCCAGCTGTTTTTCTGCCCCCCCTGTGATTGCCCACTCCAGGTTTTCTTGCTCTCCAAGATGACCTGTCAAACCGATTACCGTAGAGAGAGATTAATGGCGGAGGCGGGTTACAATAATAATCGTTTTGTTTGAAGTGACAACTTTGATAGGCGTTGATTTACTTATAAACTGATAGGCTTTTAATTGAGCGCCTCTCTCCCGATTGAGATGAAAAGAGACCCACATTGAAAGGCTGCCCGATTCCCCTGAGCCTCAATACTGATTAGCCATCTCAGCGGTGAATAGTTCAAGGCATTTTAAACTTATTTTCTCAGCCCTCTGACACACCATTTCTCTTTTATTTATCTTTCAGTCACCCCCCTTTTCTCCcacttaaataaaataaataattttcatTGTATGTAAATAAAATCGAGTTGACATCAATATAAAATGTCTGGACTAGTTTTTTGTTGGCTtttatttgtcattgttgttgggGAGATAACAATGTGCCAGAGGCGAATGACGTTTTTTTTAACGATACGTATAGAAGAAGTAAGTTTGGATCTGCGAGGGAAAGTGGTTATTGTTCGCCTTTGCTGAGAATCCAGGACATTACGTTTCACTCAGTAATGTGAACCTTACATGTTGACGTGTGTTGGATAGCCGCTGTCCCTGCTCGGGGTGACTTTGTTATGGGGAACTTTACCTTCCACTAATAACTGCATTCATATTGGCTATTCAAAATCATGTTAAATGCTCCATATAGCCTACTAAACAACACAAGGATGCCATTTAAAAACACTTTCTGGTCACATTTCACGCAATTCACATTATTACATTTAAATGCAATTTTAGCCATAACGATCCCCCTATCGAGGCGAAGTCCATTACCAAGTAATGTCCATAAGCATTAACATTACTAAAATATAATAGTAGACTCTGTTCGTCTTTGAACGATTtctgacaggtagcctagtggttagagcgtcgggccagtaaccgaaaggttgttagaTCGAACCTCAGAGCTGGCAGTTAaccacactgttcctaggccgtcattgtaaataaaaaattgcctagttaaataacatcAGAGCACCTAAACGTGCTCTCATGGCGTGTTTAGTGCGGGTTTTGGGACACATTCCTCGTTTTGAAATATTTGACAGGGAGGGAAAACGTTGAAAATGCTTAATTTTATGCCGCGTTCACGTGCTAGTCTGAACTAGGAATCTCGGAAATGtccgacttgctaactggttTGAACGCGGCACCTGTACAATTAACTACAACAGTTAGCAAGTCGGAAATGTGGTTAGTTTAGCCAAGTCAATATCCTCATTAATTTTCAAATACCGTCCTAAATTCCATGGACACATGAATAAATCTGAAAAAGATGCATAGCGCTGTGCAGTCCGCATATTGTCGATGCGTATATACACATTTAATTTAACACGAGAAAGATTTATTTCGTACAAATTAAGTCTCTTTTCTCAgatgcatctctctctttccatgtgTCCCCTTTTCCCCATGCAACTATGCTCGCATGTAATCCGCTACAATAGCTGTTAAATCAAGGCCGGATTGACAGCCCCTGACAAATAACTGATTGATTGCGGTGGAGCAGAATTGACAGTTGATTGAGGGGTGGAGATAGACATAGAAGGCTGGTGTATATTATAGGCTACTGAAAACATGTGACAttctcatccctccatcactgCATTGGTCTGTTCCTGTCAACGCTTGTCTGAATCGAGTAGAAGTGGTTGATCTTCTGGTTGTGGGATATAATTCACATTGGAAAATGTATGTGTAGACTCAGATACAGGCTTGTGTTAAGATTCAAGATTCAATAGGCCAAAAGTGCCAAAAACAATGCTTATTAGTGCATTAGTCATTAGAAAACAAATGAATAACGATGTAATTTATTTTTATGAGTACATTTCCCATCTCCTAAGTATCATCATGTAGCTCATGTCTTCCAGTAATAACCATTACCACATCGCCAACCTATTCATTTGCCAAATACCTTCACTTGCGTCTATATACAGTACTTTTTCAGACGCTGAAAAATCTAAACAAGCCTTGAACTGTCCTGCCTCGAGGATGGTGAGAGCGCGCACAACAACCCAACTAttcctccctatctcctccccCGCGCTGTAAATATAGAGGGTAACGTCACATCCCCTTGACCCTCCAATCACCTCAGGGTCCCATTTGATTGGAAGGCGGCAAAGGCTTTAATCTCGGACTAATTCAGATGCTTTTGAAGTGAGCATTTCTACCAGTTCGTACTTTGGGAGTATAGAGAGCGGACCTGCTGGGAGATACAGAACGCGCTATGCCTATGATGCAAGACGCAGCCTCGGATCCGCGATAACATCGCAATCACTCTCCTGTATCTTCTTCCTGTTTACCAGCCGCACCTTCTTATTTTCCTCTCACTATAAGGATTACTACACGCAATACCAACACTTTTTTCCCTCCTGATTTTCGAGAGGTTGTAATTGCTTTTCGCCTTTCTTGATGAATCTGATAAATGCATTACCGACTAATTTGGTGAGAATTAGGACATGATCACATCGCCCTCGGTGTCTGCTCTGAGCAATAGTAATACTCATCTAGTCTGGGAGAGCATCAACTCTCGGAATAACATCAACAAGCCTTTTCTTCATTCCGTTCCCCCGTCGGACCATCTACGGCAAGCTAAGCGAGTCCCCATCAAGGTTTTGAGAATGCTTACGGCACGATCAGGACACATTTTGCACCCAGAGTATCTTCAACCGTTACCATCTACCCCGATTAGCCCTATTGAGGTAAGATTTTaaaaataatttgtaaaaaaCAGCTGAACTAATAAGTTAAAGTTGAATGTTTTGTAACCATTACAAATAGAAACGGTTCTCCCGGAATGTAGCACAGGAAACAGCATATAAATAACGATGTATTATATTGAAGTGTAGATGTGGGTTATTATAGAGCTCATTggtaaaatacatgttttataaaTGTAGGAAATGTTCATCGTTCTCTTAGAGCTCGGCTATTCTCTCGCGTAAAAGCTGCGCATTGCGCACTACTCTTTTATTTTGGGGTGGCGGCGGAGAAGGGCTCGGACATTCCGTTGCTGGATGCATTTCGATCAAAAGTCCTTTTGTTTGactgtttttatattttttcacTATTCAATTTGTAAATATCGGTCTTGTTGTTTTCTCTACAGCTAGATGCCAAGAAGAGTCCATTGGCACTGCTGGCGCAGACATGCTCTCAAATCGGTAAACCAGACCCCCCTCCCTCTTCCAAACTCTCCTCGATTACATCTAATGGATCTAGTGACAAGGAATCCAAATCTGGTCCATTAAAAATGAGCGACATCGGTGTGGATGACAAATCTAGCTTCAAACCCTATTCGAAACCGTCCGATAAGAAGGACTCGTCCTCGGGCGTTTCGAGTGGAGAGAAGACTGGTTTCCGAGTACCGAGCGCCACCTGTCCGCCGTTCACGCCACGGACAGGCAGCCCCAACTCCAGCACTTCTGCCTCTCCCATGCCGTCCGAGGGGAAGtgtggaggagacagggaggacaagAAAGATTCAGATTGTAATAAAAATGGCTCAACGGACGGATCTGGAACCACTAACAGCCACAGCAGGATAAGCGTGAGTTGCGGTGGAATTAACGTGGAGGTGAACCAGCACCAGGAGACGCCCGGGTCCAAAGCCCTGTCTTCGGAATCGTCCTCCATAACCTCCGCTTCCTCAGCTTCCGGACTGGGGTCAGGACTTGTAGCCCCGGTCTCTCCTTACAAACCTGGTCAGACAGTTTTTCCCCTGCCGCCTGCTGGCATGCACTACCCCGGGAGTTTAGGGGCCTACGCAGGTTATCCCCAACACTATCTCCCCCACGGCGGCAGCCTGGTTAACGCACAGCTGGCCAGCATGGGCTGCAGTAAAGCCGGATCCAGCCCACTGGCTGGGGCCTCTCCACCCTCCATCATGTCAGCCAGCCTGTGTAGAGACCCTTACTGCTTAAGTTACCATTGTGCCAGCCACTTAGCGGGCGCTGCCAGTGCCTCACAGCAGTGCCACGACAACGCGATGAAATCCGGGTACCACCACATGTACCCGACACACCTTTTGCACGGCATGCACTCCTCTCCGCAGTCGTTCAGTGGACACCCTTTGTACCCCTATGGTTTCATGCTCCCCAACGACCCACTTCCTCACGTCTGTAACTGGGTGTCTGCGAACGGACCCTGCGACAAGCGTTTCTCCTCTTCCGAGGAACTGCTGATACACCTGCGGACGCACACCGCCTTCACCGGGGCGGAAAAGTTGATATCGGGTTACCCTAGTTCCTCATCTCTAGCGAGTGCTGCGGCAGCCGCTATGGCGTGCCACATGCACATGCCGCAGTCAGGAGGCCCTGGGAGCCCCGGGACACTGACCCTGAGGAGTCCGCATCACGCGTTGGGACTAAGCAGCCGTTACCATCCGTACTCCAAGAGCCCCCTGCCTACCGGAGCCCCTGTTCCCGTCCCCGCAGCTTCCGGGCCATACTACTCCCCATATGCACTGTACGGCCAGAGACTCACCACAGCATCGGCGCTGGGATACCAGTGAAACAGGCTTGACTTTTGAAAAGTTTATAATTATAAAATGCAAATATAAAGACTTTTATATCAACGCTCCACCTATGGACAGGATCCGTGGACTGTATTTATTTATGTCGACTGAAAGCGGACGATAATAGCTACAAATTGAAGATATTTGAGAGACTCGAAGTGCATTATGTTTAAACTGAACTCTATAGGTAAAATGAAAACACACATGGTAGAATACTAATAAAATAGAGGTTTTCATTTCGATGTTCATTTGAAATTGATATGATTGTATTGTTCTTATTTAATGTTTCATTGAAAAGAAAATGATTGACATGCATGTTTGTTTCTTAAAATCCCAAATTGTCCACATTTAAAATTGCCGTTATTTTTCAGGTGTATACCAGGGAAAGAGAATTGGTATTTTTTTGTATGTATTCTGGAAAAATAAGAAACGATTCTGTTCCATATTTCCGTGTGCCTCCTTTTATGATAACAAGACCTACATTTTTAACATGCTATTTCATTAAACAGTTTCTGGTTCATGATTTTAAATTGACATTACAAGATGTGCTGATCTGGGAAGTTAATCTTATCAACTGGTTGCCTATACAAACAAATGGAACGTTATTTCCAGAGTAGGCTATGTGTTTTTTAATGTTCACTTTAAAGTGCACTTTATTTCTACTCTCTATAGAGTtccatgtgattttttttttgcgTTATACATTGTTTTAAACTAAATCATTTGACTTGAAAGTTGAAACACTAGGCTATTAACTAAACACACAACTTTGAAATCGAATGCAACTAAGATTGGACATTATTTCAACAATAGTGTATAGCTAGCTGAACGTCATGATTGAGTGTGTGAGCGCGCTGTGTGCAAGTGTGTCTGCATGTTCTGAAAC harbors:
- the LOC124041123 gene encoding zinc finger protein 503-like gives rise to the protein MITSPSVSALSNSNTHLVWESINSRNNINKPFLHSVPPSDHLRQAKRVPIKVLRMLTARSGHILHPEYLQPLPSTPISPIELDAKKSPLALLAQTCSQIGKPDPPPSSKLSSITSNGSSDKESKSGPLKMSDIGVDDKSSFKPYSKPSDKKDSSSGVSSGEKTGFRVPSATCPPFTPRTGSPNSSTSASPMPSEGKCGGDREDKKDSDCNKNGSTDGSGTTNSHSRISVSCGGINVEVNQHQETPGSKALSSESSSITSASSASGLGSGLVAPVSPYKPGQTVFPLPPAGMHYPGSLGAYAGYPQHYLPHGGSLVNAQLASMGCSKAGSSPLAGASPPSIMSASLCRDPYCLSYHCASHLAGAASASQQCHDNAMKSGYHHMYPTHLLHGMHSSPQSFSGHPLYPYGFMLPNDPLPHVCNWVSANGPCDKRFSSSEELLIHLRTHTAFTGAEKLISGYPSSSSLASAAAAAMACHMHMPQSGGPGSPGTLTLRSPHHALGLSSRYHPYSKSPLPTGAPVPVPAASGPYYSPYALYGQRLTTASALGYQ